In Herpetosiphon gulosus, the following are encoded in one genomic region:
- a CDS encoding VOC family protein gives MQSPISFTQLTLAATNIEQMAAFYNSVLFTNFRKIKHGEHTLYEGFLVNIPLLLCPNAIAGVVAEQSRLQFHVCVPDLARALEKVVQHGGTIVTPPSAGGIKAAIVADPDGNSLELIQE, from the coding sequence ATGCAGTCACCAATTTCATTTACCCAATTAACTCTAGCTGCCACCAATATTGAGCAAATGGCGGCCTTTTATAATTCAGTTCTGTTTACTAATTTTCGTAAAATCAAGCATGGTGAGCACACGCTGTATGAGGGGTTTTTGGTTAATATTCCCTTGTTGCTCTGCCCGAATGCGATTGCTGGAGTTGTTGCTGAGCAAAGCCGCTTGCAATTTCACGTTTGTGTGCCTGATTTAGCCCGAGCGCTCGAAAAAGTGGTGCAGCATGGCGGCACGATCGTCACGCCCCCAAGTGCAGGCGGCATCAAAGCGGCAATCGTGGCTGATCCCGATGGCAATAGCCTTGAGTTAATTCAAGAATAA
- a CDS encoding [LysW]-lysine hydrolase, producing MNDQQALQLIEAMVATPSVSGDEAAIAQLLVEQMNQFGFDAHIDAVGNAVGVIGAAAETVVLLGHMDTVPGHIPVEVRDGELWGRGAVDAKGSLATFIAAAARAHAEQRLAYRVIVVGCVEEEVASSKGAHFVAQTMAAPIWCIVGEPSGADRLTLGYKGNLRAQIRIEQDAAHSAHASHTAAEHGCELWQTITLHADSINQGRERAFDQLLPSLVRIESGGDGLRDWCELLVNARLPLDLDPAAYTAMLQQLLPNYAHLKVSGATPAFSSERTSSIARRFGRVFRANGQQPRYVQKTGTADMNVVGPAWGCPVVAYGPGDAALDHTPQERLPLAEYRQAITVLTAVLSND from the coding sequence ATGAACGATCAACAGGCTTTACAGTTAATTGAGGCAATGGTGGCAACGCCCAGTGTTTCGGGCGACGAGGCCGCAATCGCCCAATTATTGGTTGAGCAGATGAATCAGTTTGGCTTCGATGCGCATATTGATGCGGTTGGCAATGCAGTTGGCGTGATTGGCGCTGCTGCTGAAACCGTCGTGTTGCTTGGACATATGGACACGGTGCCAGGCCATATTCCAGTTGAGGTGCGCGATGGCGAGCTATGGGGCCGCGGTGCGGTTGATGCCAAAGGCTCGTTAGCCACATTTATCGCCGCCGCCGCCCGCGCTCATGCCGAACAACGCCTAGCCTATCGGGTGATTGTGGTTGGTTGTGTCGAAGAAGAAGTTGCGTCATCCAAAGGTGCACATTTTGTTGCCCAAACTATGGCTGCGCCAATCTGGTGTATCGTCGGCGAACCAAGCGGAGCGGATCGGCTAACCTTGGGCTATAAAGGCAACTTGCGGGCGCAAATTCGCATCGAGCAAGATGCGGCACATTCGGCGCACGCTAGCCATACCGCCGCCGAACATGGCTGTGAATTATGGCAAACCATCACCCTGCATGCCGATTCGATCAACCAAGGCCGCGAACGAGCCTTCGATCAACTTTTGCCAAGTTTGGTACGCATCGAATCGGGCGGCGATGGCTTGCGCGATTGGTGCGAGTTGCTGGTCAATGCCCGTTTGCCGTTAGATCTTGATCCGGCGGCATATACCGCGATGCTGCAACAACTGCTGCCCAACTATGCTCATTTAAAGGTGAGTGGGGCGACTCCCGCTTTTAGCAGCGAACGGACATCGAGTATTGCGCGGCGCTTTGGGCGAGTTTTTCGCGCCAATGGTCAGCAACCGCGCTATGTGCAAAAAACTGGCACCGCCGACATGAATGTAGTTGGGCCAGCTTGGGGTTGCCCAGTCGTAGCCTATGGCCCAGGCGATGCCGCGCTTGATCACACGCCCCAAGAGCGTTTGCCCTTGGCCGAATATCGACAGGCGATCACGGTATTGACAGCAGTTTTGAGCAACGATTAA